The following proteins come from a genomic window of Miscanthus floridulus cultivar M001 chromosome 2, ASM1932011v1, whole genome shotgun sequence:
- the LOC136538361 gene encoding zinc finger protein VAR3, chloroplastic-like: MAASSSSLLKLTLSSYFLRSCRLASSSLLPTASRCHPGPLHSLRFCSAVPAVVDLAADPAEAAVSAGHPWPEWADFLDKLRAKGYFEQGRPSSGVSSGEGTAGDGDAAVAAASENAAAAASGNTVAAAADSAVASEDIYPFSDENRVKNACLKFARDRYDLLSSLPKQDIQAIVTSGCPNKNRKPVNSAKRLRQFVEVKEEDACGICKFKASCDKAFVAPKDEAEVKTVDVVRILLSYAMDKNLSGENSVIESVQESAKRLLSRLIELSDTKIDTSLPKPALQASRKAQGSDGKGRETTAVEMKKGDWLCTNCNFLNFARNDRCRECKADGPKKIEAAMPEMKMGDWICMQCKFMNFSRNKICFKCEEPRPKRQLNPGEWECPSCDFVNFRRNIFCKKCNRDCPEDDTQDSQLGLRKTRGAGKSRRFDYIDQKSDDDDNVSPYEGFHKRGASMRLKPDQRRTTAKSRSFDDLEDGLVTAKRRSTKEDEDDEVLPYEGVRKHVVSRRATPSQRRFTAARNQ; the protein is encoded by the exons ATGGCTGCCTCCTCCTCCAGCCTCCTAAAGCTCACTCTGAGCTCCTATTTCCTCCGCTCCTGCCGCCTCGCTTCCAGCTCCCTACTCCCCACCGCCTCCCGCTGCCACCCGGGTCCGCTCCACTCCCTCCGCTTCTGCTCCGCGGTCCCCGCGGTTGTCGATCTCGCCGCCGACCCTGCCGAGGCGGCTGTATCCGCCGGCCACCCGTGGCCGGAGTGGGCCGACTTCCTCGATAAGCTGCGGGCCAAGGGGTACTTCGAGCAAGGCCGGCCCTCCTCCGGCGTGAGTTCTGGCGAGGGAACCGCCGGAGATGGGGATGCTGCGGTTGCAGCTGCATCTGAGAACGCAGCAGCGGCTGCTTCCGGTAacacggtggcggccgcggcGGATAGCGCGGTGGCCTCGGAAGACATTTATCCTTTCAGCGACGAGAACAGGGTGAAGAATGCTTGCCTCAAATTTGCGCGCGATCGCTACGATCTCCTCAG CTCGCTTCCCAAGCAGGATATTCAAGCTATTGTCACATCTGGCTGTCCTAATAAAAATCGGAAGCCCGTCAATTCTGCAAAAAGGTTGAGACAGTTTGTGGAGGTCAAAGAAGAAGAT GCATGTGGCATTTGCAAATTTAAGGCATCTTGTGATAAAGCTTTTGTCGCTCCAAAGGACGAGGCTGAAGTTAAGACTGTTGATGTTGTTCGCATACTGCTAAGTTATGCAATGGATAAAAACCTGTCAGGAGAAAACTCAGTTATCGAAAGTGTGCAAGAATCTGCAAAAAGGCTTCTCTCACGGCTTATTGAACTTAGCGACACAAAAATCGATACATCTCTTCCGAAACCTGCATTACAAGCTTCTAGGAAGGCTCAGGGCTCAGATGGGAAGGGGAGAGAAACAACTGCAGTTGAAATGAAGAAGGGTGACTGGTTGTGCACTAA CTGTAACTTCTTAAATTTTGCTCGCAATGATCGCTGTCGTGAATGCAAAGCAGATggaccaaagaagatagaagcagCCATGCCTGAAATGAAAATGGGCGATTGGATCTGCATGCA GTGTAAGTTTATGAACTTCTCTCGCAACAAGATTTGTTTTAAATGTGAAGAACCTCGCCCAAAGAGGCAACTCAATCCTGGAGAGTGGGAGTGCCCCTC ATGTGACTTTGTTAACTTCCGACGCAACATTTTCTGCAAGAAGTGCAATCGGGACTGCCCTGAGGATGATACCCAGGATAGTCAGCTGGGATTGAGAAAAACGAGAGGGGCTGGCAAGAGTAGAAGATTTGACTATATTGATCagaagagtgatgatgatgacaatgtcTCTCCCTATGAAGGATTCCACAAGCGTGGGGCAAGCATGAGGTTGAAACCGGACCAGAGAAGAACCACTGCCAAGAGCAGAAGCTTCGACGATCTGGAGGATGGTCTCGTTACTGCCAAGCGTAGAAGCACCAAGGAAGATGAGGATGACGAAGTCTTGCCGTACGAAGGTGTGCGCAAGCATGTTGTGAGCAGAAGGGCAACACCTTCTCAGAGGAGGTTCACGGCTGCCCGTAACCAGTAA